GCTTCTTCAGGCCATTAAGCAATGCAGATGAAAACAAGAGGAATATAAACCAGGCAGTGACTAAACAGTAGCAGTCTTTCTCAATCATCTTCATCCTTACATAGTCTGTAATCACAACaggcaaattttctttttcttttcctgaagagGAAGCATGCTTGATACTACATTAAACATGAAAAGTTAAATCAcctaaattattaaaatgtgCTTGCTAGAAATATGCTGTACACTTCTGCCCTGAGAAATAAGACATCCCTACCATGCAAATTTAATTGGTTTCTCAAAGAGCTTTCTCCTGTtaaaggctgggaaaagaaggaTATGCTGCAATATTTATGTTTATAGGATACACCCCAGATCTTAAGCAAcatgttgtttttgtttttttttaaattcagtcaAGCATTTTTGATgattgttttgtattttatcaAAAGCTAAACAATCTTCAGTCCTCAATTCATCCAAGGTAGAAGTAACCATTCCTCACAGAAGGGAGTGCTGGCAAGGCACTTGAAAGAACAAACTTAATGTCCAAGCTAACAAGAAAGTTCtggtagaattttttttctaattaccAATAAATGCAGCCCTGGAAGAGGTTAAATTTGCACCCAGTCAGCTCTGTGCAGACACATAGACACACTGCAGGGTCTCAGAAGATCCCTGCCCATCTGGCTGGCTGGGGTTGGCTCTTTCACACAGTGAGGAACTGCTTTTAGGTAAACACTGCAGCAAGAGCAAGTGCTGGCAGAAGAAGATTGGGACAGTTTATGTGGTTTAACAGAACACAGCTTCATTAAAACTAGgtgctgaaatttttttttgcattgtttaATCTGTAGAGAATATAATcaataaaagaagaaagagtcTTACTAAAAGAAACACCTGGTAGAACATACACATTTCAGTACTTTATACACTGCTTTACTTTCACAGAAAGAggtgttttgctgtgtttttttagTTACATGTGatagaaacagattttaaatgcCGAAATCAGGATGCCACAAGATGAATTGCAACTTTGTATTTTGCATGCAGCTCATtctagcaaagaaaaaaaaaacaaccctgtTTTTAACATACCTCTGTTTAAGACTGGATTTGTTAAATGTCTATGTACTCAGTAGTTTGCAAATTAAGACCTAAGAAATAGGCTTTTCATATTGGAGAATCATGGGTGTTGgcctttttgttttaaagaatagAATCAAATAATATAACTCtgcttaaataaaataaatgttttacaCTTCTCTGTGGAAggctgattttttatttttaaaactactaTGTTAGTGCTGAAAATAAAGAGTTTATTTCAGTTATTCTAGACTTCCTGTACCAGAAGAATTTGTGTGGCACACAAACACCGCAGCCGCCACCTAGCGCTGGGTTCCAGGCAGGCACAAAGGCTGCGGGACACAGACAGGAAGGCAGTGAGCAGTAAGGAGGGATAACCACTGTGGTTATAAAAGGCTGAACACAGCTCATGTTCAAAGCAACTGAAATCAGCTGATTTACAGGGAACTTGAACTAAATCTCCTACAAATCAGTGAAATAGATCCCAACTATTTACACCCAAACAAAGAGAAACCTAAAtataaattagaaattaaactccatttaaaagtttaaatgtAACTCcattaaattacattattttaaattattattaattgaCAAAATGAAGGAACATTTGCTTTGTGTTTCCTAGAAAGTCATTGCCATATTAGTATTAATTCCTTCCTAACATGTCTGATCATGTGTTTTCTTAGGTGAGATTGCTTATGGAGTCAGAGCTACAGAGCATAAGATGCCTAATTAGTACAGCCAAGGAGACAGAACAAGAACAACAGCAAAAACTAATCAAAGTTTATATATGGGAAGTTTATTTAGAGAAAAGTCAGGCATTTTCAAAGGCTGTTTGGAAGTTTGCTGTTTGAAAGAACAAAGACATTATCTTGcttctaataaaaataattacctCCCAAAGAAAGCAAGGgaatactattaaaaaaatccttatatCTGCACATATTTGCTGTGACAACCACATTAGGAATCTTTTTTCTACAATGGTACAATTTATAAGCTCAGTGAAAAGAAGGAATGGCTGTTTCACATCAAATCTAGGACTGATAAGCAGGGCTGACTGTTCTCACAGTACCCACTTCTACTTGACAGAAGATCAATACAGAGGGATGGGGTAAGTTACTAGCATCACCAGTTGGATTTCTCACTATTGCTAAATCACCCCATCAAACCAATGCTTCTGACCTTATTGGCAGAGGAAAAAACTACAAGAACTGTAATGATGGTAGCTGAAAGCTTCCTGTCCTGGAGAATTTAATCCTTAGCTATTAGGATATAAATATTAAGCCTATTCTTTTGGTTCAAATTTGCTTTTGAATAAGCAAGCTGGAGACTTTTTTTTGTAATGGAGTATCAAACCAcagtcaggaaaagaaaagtttgTTCCCATAATAGACAAGCACATTTTTGCAgttgcaattttattttattttcattaaacatttttaatttttattgttttttttttaaatcaagacAGTCAAAGTTGAATTGCTATGAAAAAGATAATGAGAAAAGTTACATGTAGATATTCATTTTCATCTGATTTATAAAGGTACCACTtcagaaaattttctgaaattaatatTAACTTGGTTAAGCAGTTGCTTACATATGAAAAAATCTGAGTCCAACAGTAATCTATTATGTAAAGAAAGAGATTAAAAACTTCAGAAGCAAATACAGTAAAATTCCTCAGAACTGAGGATGTATGCTAAGCAATTCATGTGttctgttttctcatttctgtcatttttttctgatttaaaattctTTACTAAAGACCTACTATTACAAATCAGTACAGTATTCCATGTCCAGATCACCCATAGTGTAACTCTAATACATTCAGCCAGGTATGTACCTTAATACCTGGATATCCAGTCACCTCCACAAAGGGCAGGTCCTGTCCTGCAATCTGGCTCAGCTGATTTTAGCAGGACTCAGGCACTTCTCAGGGTTTGCCAGCAGAGAACTCACTGTAAGTCCTGAAGAAAACACCTTTCCTCAGTAAGTTTACTGATTTCAGCTGTGTGTAACTGCTGTTAGCCAGCTGTAGGAATTAGATATAAGGGAGAAGTATTAACTAAATCTAAAACTGCCATCGTAAGATATCCAGTCTCTACTTATAGTCATGCTGAAGCATCTTGGAGAGGTCCCTGAATGGCAATAGCTTCAATCTCAACTCTGGCCCCCTGTAACAAAACAATGAAGAAACATATTAGGAATTTAATGTATCTATTTTATGAAGCAATTGAATGAACAACACAACTTCATAAAAAACAGAGTGACATTTGAGAGAGATTATATTTCTGACAGTTGTATTACTGATTTAGCAATGTTCAGGAATAttgtaaatttaatttattcttaCTCAAGTATGATAACCCCTTATTTCTAATGTTTTATCTATTTTCCACCATAAAGAAATATGTATCTCATATTCAGATCTCTGACAATGTGTGGGAATAACAATGGTATACTTAGAAAAGAAACTAATTaagaatatttattaaaataattgcaatCAAAGCTTTTCAGAATTTGAAAAGCTGTCAGAATGCTTCAGTAGTGTTCCAGAAAATTTTGAGGTTTCTGTAGACAGAAAAGTGACACTTACTTTGGGCAAAGCAGCAACTTGATAGGCTGCTCTGGCTGGAAAGTTTGCCTTGAAAACTGCAATTTAAACAGAAACATCCAGCAATCACTAACCTTGGCTTGATAAAACACAGTTCAAAGTAATCCGTATAAAATGAAGTCATTGGAACAGTTTCAGGTTCAAGGCTACAAGGCTTCTATGCCAGCTATCATTTCccccttattttctttttgttttagtgACTGACTGCTCTCAGTCTCAGCAAGCCACCACTCATCCCCAAGCTGCAGTTGTGACCTGGTGGCCAGTGATAACCTGTATTCTgctgacactgcagggccttcACACCAACTTGGCTGAAAAAGGATGATTAAATCAGAATGGTGATCATCCAATTTCAAACACCAGGGAGTGGGAGATGGCTCTTTCAtagaaggagcaggagacagAAACAGGCCCCTGCCAGAAGAGTCATGAGCAAAGATCCCAGATTTACATAAAGTCACCAGGAGTCCAACCTTATTCATActaaaggaaaacagaggaaaaacaggCCCATGGTTTATTCCTCCGTGTGCCCATTTAGACCTGACAATCACAGATATTAGAACAGGGGTAAGGCATGGGGAAGGGTACTGGTAAAGATATAAGAGCTAAATTTCTAGAATATTccaatagtttgggttggaaggaacctttaaAGATCACATAGTCCAATTCACCACCATGCCACAGCCAAGAACTTCTTTCACTGTATCAAATTGCTCAAAGTCCCATTCAACCTGattgaacacttccaagaaATTTGCATTAATGAAGTCAAAGTTTTACTAGTGACAATTATCACAAAACAGTTAATAATGGAAATGTAGGTGTCCTGCATTCAGATAATAACTCACAATGAGAGAACAGCAGCAACTGTTTTCTCAAACTCCAGGCTGGAGGTAACAAGTAACTAAGCATGCAGCTGGTCTGGTTTTACCCTGCTTAagcacacacaccccccccaGTACATTTTGACAAGTAGGAGACTGTGTTACTTGCTTATCAATGAGACTTCATTCAAGACCAGATATTGCTATCTAATTAAGAGCCAAAGCTATATAAATAAGGAGCTCATGCAAATTGTTCCAAATTATTCTGCACAACATGGCTCGTTGGAATCACCCATTTCAGTCTACATTCACTTTTGTTGACCAAGCAttgttctctttttatttcaagGGGAGCACCATGGCTCATCCTTGTCAGCCTTGTCCCATAACAATGACCCTCAAATTGTTCAAAAATACAGACTTTAGAGAAATGGAGATATAAaatctgaaattcagcattggaGGCTGCCTGCAGAAGAAttacagccaggacagcagaaCATCGAGCAAGGAAAGAGGCAAAGAAGATCTACCTGTAGGGATAGCAGGATCCTCACAGGACAGTGAGTTAGTTAGTGGGATGGTAGAACACAAGTCCACATGAAATTAGGCTCTGCTTGATCTGATCcttgaaaatgaatttttaaaaaaatttctacagGAATTTCAAAGAATATGGAACTACATCATCCAAGTCATTAAAACACTTTGACTACCATGAACATAATTTGTTCCACAAGCCATAATGGTAAAACACAAGTAAAATATCTACTTACATTGTTTGTAAACATCATTAATATCATTGTAGTCCTTCATGTCTGCCATCAAAACTGTAGTCTTCACAACTAGAAATTATGTAAGTACAGTTGTTTTAGACCTCTGACTTgcataaaaaaaattgaaaagcttTAGTGCATTTTTTGCTTCTATTTCATACATTTCTCTCAAGTGTTctaaacattttcaaaaagttTTGCAGGTATTGATCATTATAGCTACAACCTAAGGAACCACCTAGTATGTAATATAACTTTAAGGAATTTAGCCATTCCTGACTAGCTCTGAAAATGCCAAATTCTCCCAAGAGGCACTGAACTGATAAGCAGATCAAATAAAACAGCTGTTGTAAGCCAGCTGCAGGCATTAACTTTTATATAATATctgctgccagaaaaaaaagctcatGGAGGGTCTGGAAATACACTCTGTGCTAGAAGGACTCCCAGGACTGCCTAACCCAGCATTAATCCTAGTGTGGCTTAACCAGTAGAGTGCTCCACCCAAAAGTATTGAGAGTGTCTAGAATACTAACAGCACAGATACAAATCTGCTTTCACCTGGAGCAAAGCCTAGGATGCTTAAAATGTCTGTAGTCACTGCAACATGGTCTGTACCTGAGCTTCCCCAGTTGGAATTAAAATATTAGCACCACTGCCAGAAATTTTTGGTGAAAGACAGTGTTTCATTGACACCCATTGCAAAGACTTGCATGcagattaatttcttttatttttttaacctaaattcacaatttcttttgtttcttccagCTATTGGTAACAATTGAAAGCTCAGCAaatagtttttttgtttgtttgtttgttttaaggtcacttgatttttttaatattttaatcagGCAAAAACAACCACCTGTTTGCCACAGTCACAGCAGCACTTACCATTGCCATAGTCACAGCCTGCAGCTTTCAGGATTTCTCCCATGTTTTTTAGAGcctaaagaaaaaatgaaacaaaaatcttttAGCTATCAGCTGGGTTATATTTATGTAAGTATGTAAATATAACTTGAGACTTGGCTGAAGTTTTACTGTTCAACCAGCAAAACCTCAACTATCAAAAAAAAGACTgacttaaataaaaattaacaaaaggGAGCATCTAATAAATATTAAGCCGTCCATGCATTAGATGTAAATGCATGATGCACCTCCATCTCATCCTATTATCTCACTCCACTTCTTTGCTGCTGGGGGAGTAAAACTTTGCCTGTCTCAAGCCAGGGTTTTTATTGGGGTGTGAACCTTTGCTTCAGACACTGATTCTTTCATACCTTCCTACATGAAACAGATTTCTAGCCTGACCTCCATGTTTTCCAAGCTGTTGGAAAAATGACAGCATTAGTTAAGATGGAATGACTTCCTCCCACTTGTCCCCCATCTGGAGGATGTGACATGCTCTCTATGCTCCTCAATTTCTCACGATTCCACATTTAATTAGACACATGCCAACTCCATTACAAGTTCATTGCTGGACAGCTTCTTACCTGCTTGGCTTCCTCCTTTGCCCCTCCAGAGACGAGCTGCCCAGTGGAAGGCTCCAGCCCTATCTGCCCTGCAATGTACATTGTCCGGTCCACCAGCACGGCTTGGCTGAAAGCACAAGTGG
This Haemorhous mexicanus isolate bHaeMex1 chromosome 1, bHaeMex1.pri, whole genome shotgun sequence DNA region includes the following protein-coding sequences:
- the RIDA gene encoding 2-iminobutanoate/2-iminopropanoate deaminase; the encoded protein is MASLVKKIISTTKAPALGPYSQAVLVDRTMYIAGQIGLEPSTGQLVSGGAKEEAKQALKNMGEILKAAGCDYGNVVKTTVLMADMKDYNDINDVYKQFFKANFPARAAYQVAALPKGARVEIEAIAIQGPLQDASA